A single window of Mycolicibacterium madagascariense DNA harbors:
- a CDS encoding 3-oxoacyl-ACP reductase, with protein MASDLFSQVVNSGPGSFLAKQLGVPQPETLRRYRAGEPALAGPLLIGGNGRVAEPLRSALAEDYDLVGNNVGGRWADSFGGLLFDATGITRPEDLKQLRDFFTPVLRNVGSSGRLVVVGTTPDQTGSVDERIAQRALEGFTRSLGKELQRGATIGLVYLSADAKPAATGLESTIRFLLSAKSAYVDGQVFYVDGQDSVPPADWDKPLDGKVALVTGAARGIGAEIAKVFARDGAKVVAIDVEQAAEALAETATKVGGTALTLDVTASDAVDRITEHLREHYSDHSGGKAHILVNNAGITRDKLLANMDEGRWDSVIAVNLLAPQRLAQGLVDNGTIGEGGRIVGLSSMAGIAGNRGQTNYAATKAGMIGMTQALAPVFGEKGITINAVAPGFIETKMTEAIPLATREVGRRLNSLFQGGQPVDVAEAIAYFASPASNAVTGNTIRVCGQAMLGA; from the coding sequence GTGGCTTCCGATCTGTTCTCCCAAGTGGTCAACTCCGGTCCGGGGTCGTTCCTGGCCAAGCAACTCGGCGTACCGCAGCCCGAGACGCTGCGGCGCTACCGCGCCGGTGAACCCGCGCTGGCCGGTCCCCTGCTGATCGGCGGCAACGGCCGAGTCGCCGAGCCGCTGCGCAGCGCGCTCGCCGAGGACTACGACCTCGTCGGCAACAACGTGGGCGGCCGCTGGGCGGACTCCTTCGGCGGTCTGCTCTTCGACGCCACCGGGATCACCAGACCCGAGGACCTCAAGCAGCTGCGCGACTTCTTCACCCCGGTGCTGCGCAACGTCGGCTCCTCGGGCCGACTCGTCGTGGTGGGCACCACCCCGGATCAGACCGGCAGCGTCGACGAGCGGATCGCCCAGCGCGCGCTGGAGGGCTTCACCCGTTCGCTCGGCAAGGAACTTCAGCGCGGCGCGACCATCGGGCTGGTGTACCTGTCCGCCGACGCCAAGCCTGCCGCCACCGGCCTGGAATCCACGATTCGGTTCCTGCTGTCGGCCAAGTCCGCCTACGTCGACGGGCAGGTGTTCTACGTCGACGGCCAGGACTCCGTACCGCCCGCCGACTGGGACAAGCCGCTCGACGGCAAGGTCGCCCTGGTGACCGGCGCGGCGCGCGGCATCGGCGCCGAGATCGCCAAGGTCTTCGCTCGCGACGGCGCCAAGGTCGTGGCGATCGACGTCGAACAGGCGGCCGAGGCGCTCGCCGAGACGGCGACCAAGGTCGGTGGCACCGCGCTGACGCTCGACGTCACCGCGTCCGACGCCGTCGACCGCATCACCGAACACCTGCGCGAGCACTACTCGGATCATTCGGGTGGGAAGGCTCACATCCTCGTCAACAACGCGGGCATCACCCGCGACAAGCTGCTCGCCAACATGGACGAGGGCCGCTGGGACTCCGTCATCGCGGTCAATCTGCTTGCGCCCCAACGACTTGCGCAGGGCCTGGTGGACAACGGCACGATCGGCGAGGGCGGACGCATCGTCGGGCTCTCCTCGATGGCGGGCATCGCGGGCAACCGCGGGCAGACGAACTACGCCGCGACCAAGGCGGGCATGATCGGCATGACGCAGGCGCTGGCGCCGGTGTTCGGCGAGAAGGGCATCACGATCAACGCCGTCGCACCGGGTTTCATCGAGACCAAGATGACCGAGGCGATCCCGCTCGCCACCCGCGAGGTCGGCCGCCGGCTCAACTCGCTGTTCCAGGGCGGCCAGCCCGTCGACGTCGCCGAGGCCATCGCCTACTTCGCCAGCCCCGCATCGAATGCCGTGACCGGCAACACCATTCGGGTGTGCGGCCAGGCCATGCTGGGGGCGTGA
- a CDS encoding acetyl-CoA C-acetyltransferase: MADTKATRKVAILGGNRIPFARSDGAYANASNQDMFTAALSGLIDRFHLDGERLGVVVGGAVLKHSRDFNLIRECVLGTSLNAHTPAYDLQQACGTGLQSTIAVANGIALGQYDSGAAGGVDTTSDAPIAFGDDLRRVLLGLRRAKSNGARLKLIGSLPAALGVEIPTNGEPRTGMSMGEHAAITAKEFGVKRVDQDALAAASHQNMAAAYDRGFFDDLVTPFLGLYRDNNLRADSSAEKLAKLKPVFGVKNGDATMTAGNSTPLTDGASVALLSSEEWAAERNLPVLAYFVDGETAAVDYVNGPDGLLMAPTYAVPRLLARNGLTLQDFDLYEIHEAFASVVLATLSAWESEEYCKERLGLDSALGSIDRSKLNVNGSSLAAGHPFAATGGRIVAQLAKQLAEKKAELGRPVRGLISICAAGGQGVTAILEA; the protein is encoded by the coding sequence ATGGCCGACACGAAGGCCACGCGCAAGGTAGCCATCCTCGGTGGCAATCGAATCCCGTTCGCCCGCTCGGATGGTGCCTACGCCAACGCGTCGAACCAGGACATGTTCACCGCGGCGCTCAGCGGCCTGATCGACCGGTTCCACCTCGACGGGGAGCGCCTCGGCGTCGTCGTCGGCGGCGCCGTGCTGAAGCACAGCCGTGACTTCAACCTGATCCGCGAATGCGTGCTGGGCACCTCGCTGAACGCCCACACGCCCGCCTACGACCTGCAGCAGGCGTGCGGCACCGGGTTGCAGTCCACGATCGCGGTGGCCAACGGCATCGCCCTGGGCCAGTACGACTCGGGCGCCGCGGGCGGCGTCGACACGACCTCGGACGCGCCCATCGCCTTCGGCGACGACCTGCGTCGCGTGCTGCTCGGCCTGCGCCGGGCCAAGTCCAACGGTGCCCGGCTGAAGCTCATCGGTTCCCTGCCCGCCGCCCTCGGCGTCGAGATCCCGACCAACGGCGAACCCCGCACGGGCATGTCGATGGGTGAGCACGCCGCCATCACGGCCAAGGAGTTCGGCGTCAAGCGCGTCGACCAGGACGCCCTCGCCGCGGCCAGCCACCAGAACATGGCCGCCGCCTACGACCGCGGCTTCTTCGACGACCTGGTGACCCCGTTCCTGGGTCTCTACCGCGACAACAACCTGCGCGCCGACTCGTCCGCCGAGAAGCTGGCCAAGCTCAAGCCGGTGTTCGGCGTGAAGAACGGCGACGCCACGATGACCGCGGGCAACTCCACGCCGCTGACCGACGGCGCGTCGGTGGCATTGCTGTCGAGCGAGGAGTGGGCTGCCGAGCGCAACCTGCCCGTGCTGGCCTACTTCGTCGACGGCGAGACCGCCGCGGTCGACTACGTCAACGGTCCGGACGGATTGCTGATGGCGCCGACCTACGCCGTGCCGCGGTTGCTGGCCCGCAACGGCCTGACGCTGCAGGACTTCGACCTCTACGAGATCCACGAGGCCTTCGCGTCGGTGGTGCTGGCGACGCTGTCCGCGTGGGAGTCCGAGGAGTACTGCAAGGAGCGCCTGGGCCTGGACTCGGCCCTCGGCTCCATCGACCGGTCCAAGCTCAACGTCAACGGTTCGTCGCTGGCCGCCGGTCACCCGTTCGCCGCCACCGGCGGTCGCATCGTCGCGCAACTTGCCAAGCAGCTGGCGGAGAAGAAGGCCGAACTGGGTCGGCCCGTGCGCGGTCTGATCTCGATCTGCGCGGCGGGCGGCCAGGGCGTCACCGCGATCCTGGAAGCCTGA
- a CDS encoding TDT family transporter, producing the protein MTSEAARLQNFGPNWFASVMGTGIVATAGAALPIRVPGLRSFSLAVWVVATVLLVVLLVAVTVQWFRHPTVARAHSRNPQMAHFYGAAPMALLTVGSGAILVGRDLVGLRFAVDLDWVLWTMGTVGGLVTATTIPFVMFTQLNVEPDAAFGGWLMPVVPPMVSAAAGGLLIPHLAPGSGRTTMLYGCYAMFGLSLFAALIIIGMIWSRLTLYGTSGTARVPTLWIVLGPLGQGITAAGLLGSAARDTVTPDLARGMDVFAVLFGVPAWGFAVLWIALATALTMRTLRRGMPFALTWWSLTFPVGTFVTGTTQLAVHTGLPAFRVAAVAAYVGLLGTWGLVAVRTARGSVGGSLFAPPPNAGPVRARKDPPPASAPGL; encoded by the coding sequence GTGACCAGCGAAGCGGCTCGACTGCAGAACTTCGGCCCCAACTGGTTCGCCTCGGTGATGGGTACCGGCATCGTGGCAACGGCGGGGGCGGCTCTGCCGATCCGCGTGCCGGGGCTGCGTTCGTTCTCCCTGGCGGTCTGGGTGGTCGCCACCGTCCTGCTGGTGGTGCTCCTCGTCGCGGTGACGGTGCAGTGGTTCCGTCATCCGACGGTCGCGCGAGCGCACTCGCGCAACCCGCAGATGGCCCATTTCTACGGGGCGGCGCCGATGGCCCTGCTCACCGTCGGCTCCGGCGCGATCCTCGTCGGACGGGACCTCGTCGGGCTGCGGTTCGCGGTCGACCTGGACTGGGTGCTGTGGACGATGGGCACCGTCGGCGGGCTCGTCACGGCGACGACCATCCCGTTCGTCATGTTCACGCAGCTGAACGTCGAGCCCGACGCGGCGTTCGGCGGCTGGCTCATGCCGGTCGTCCCGCCGATGGTGTCGGCCGCGGCGGGCGGTCTGCTGATCCCGCACCTGGCGCCGGGCAGCGGCCGCACCACGATGCTCTACGGCTGCTACGCGATGTTCGGCCTGTCACTGTTCGCGGCGCTGATCATCATCGGCATGATCTGGAGCAGGCTGACGCTGTACGGCACGTCGGGCACGGCACGGGTGCCGACGCTGTGGATCGTGCTCGGCCCGCTGGGTCAGGGCATCACCGCGGCGGGTCTGCTCGGCAGCGCGGCGCGGGACACCGTGACACCGGATCTCGCGCGCGGCATGGACGTCTTCGCAGTGCTGTTCGGCGTTCCGGCGTGGGGTTTCGCCGTCCTATGGATCGCGCTGGCCACCGCGCTGACCATGCGCACGCTGCGCCGCGGCATGCCGTTCGCGCTGACGTGGTGGAGCCTGACGTTCCCCGTCGGGACCTTCGTCACCGGTACGACGCAGCTGGCCGTGCACACGGGACTGCCGGCGTTTCGGGTGGCTGCGGTCGCGGCGTACGTCGGGTTGCTGGGCACGTGGGGCCTGGTCGCGGTGCGCACCGCCCGCGGCAGCGTCGGCGGCAGCCTCTTCGCGCCCCCGCCGAATGCGGGTCCGGTGCGGGCGAGGAAAGACCCGCCGCCCGCGTCCGCACCGGGGCTCTGA
- a CDS encoding TIGR03564 family F420-dependent LLM class oxidoreductase: MELVKISMFGQLSGAGDGNPIDACVQNLAMLREEGFGRVWMSQMPYEPDLLTVLAIAFREVDDIEVATGVVPIQNQHPMQMAQRALTVSLASVRSSPPRGRLILGLGMTHQAVTEGMWGIPWDKPVRRLNEFLDGLLPLLAGEPAEATGEIVTTRGALMIAGAPRPDVYVAALGPQLLKIAGRRTSGTCTWMTGPKTLAGHVTPTLRQAAADAGRPEDSVRVVAALPVSVTDDVDGARRQAAQQFSMYGVLPSYRAMLDREGYAGPEDAAIIGDEATVRDRLDELAAAGVDEYVAATFDASSEGRARTRAVLRGLDD; encoded by the coding sequence ATGGAGCTCGTGAAGATCAGCATGTTCGGACAGCTCAGTGGCGCGGGTGACGGCAACCCCATCGACGCCTGCGTGCAGAACCTCGCCATGTTGCGCGAGGAGGGCTTCGGCCGGGTGTGGATGAGCCAAATGCCCTATGAGCCAGACCTTCTCACGGTGCTCGCCATCGCGTTCCGCGAGGTCGACGACATCGAGGTGGCGACCGGCGTCGTGCCCATCCAGAATCAACACCCCATGCAGATGGCGCAGCGGGCGTTGACCGTCAGCCTGGCGTCGGTCCGCTCCTCACCTCCGCGGGGCCGACTGATCCTCGGCCTCGGCATGACGCACCAGGCCGTCACCGAGGGCATGTGGGGCATCCCGTGGGACAAGCCGGTGCGCAGGCTCAACGAGTTCCTCGACGGTCTGCTGCCACTGCTCGCCGGTGAGCCCGCCGAGGCGACGGGGGAGATCGTGACGACCCGCGGCGCGCTGATGATCGCGGGCGCACCGCGGCCCGACGTCTACGTCGCGGCGCTCGGTCCGCAGCTGCTGAAGATCGCCGGCAGACGCACGTCGGGCACGTGCACCTGGATGACCGGACCCAAGACCCTGGCCGGGCACGTGACTCCGACGCTGCGGCAAGCCGCCGCGGACGCTGGCCGCCCCGAGGACTCGGTGCGGGTCGTCGCCGCCCTGCCCGTCAGCGTGACCGACGACGTCGATGGGGCCCGAAGACAAGCGGCGCAACAGTTCTCGATGTACGGGGTGCTGCCGTCCTACCGCGCCATGCTCGACCGCGAGGGTTATGCGGGCCCGGAGGACGCGGCGATCATCGGCGACGAGGCGACCGTCCGGGACCGTCTCGACGAACTCGCCGCGGCGGGCGTCGACGAGTACGTGGCAGCCACCTTCGACGCCTCATCCGAGGGCCGGGCCCGCACGCGTGCCGTGCTGCGGGGCCTGGACGACTGA
- a CDS encoding alpha/beta hydrolase: MEAVHVPIAVDTATHLLAANAPGQYRHGLSLLRGWLPLTLQIVAIVVLLLAIGWRSRRWRLVWLPVSALVGLAIAAWAHWYVDSQGMAGDPAPDSLWIWTGLSGFALSALILGWRGIKWRRIAAVAAVPLCLLGTGLALNSWVGYFPTVQVAWNQLTAGPLPDETDMKTVQAMQKAGTVLNHGSVVSVNIPSTASGFKHRSELVYLPPRWFASNPPPKLPVVMMIAGEFNTPADWLRTGNAAAIIDAFAQSHGGNAPVFVFVDSGGSFNNDTECVNGVRGNVADHLTKDVVPYVNQQFGTSADPANWGIVGWSMGGTCAVDLTVMHPELFSSFVDIAGDMGPNAGTKDQTIARLYGGNAAAWAEFDPTTVITKHGPYKGVSGWFAISTDAPVQHKGQGGGGGDDAVGLGGRDAAGNPGDQTQAANSLCALGRANGIDCAVVPTTGRHDWPLATNVFTAALPWLAGAVRTPGVPVIPLPDTGPSPAPAPAAAAPAAAPAPLGR; encoded by the coding sequence ATGGAGGCCGTGCACGTTCCCATCGCAGTGGACACTGCCACACACCTGTTGGCCGCCAACGCTCCTGGTCAATACCGCCACGGCCTCTCGCTGCTGCGCGGCTGGCTACCGCTGACCCTGCAGATCGTCGCCATCGTCGTCCTGCTGTTGGCGATCGGCTGGCGATCACGTCGCTGGCGCCTGGTCTGGCTACCCGTGTCGGCGTTGGTGGGCCTGGCGATCGCGGCGTGGGCGCACTGGTACGTCGACTCGCAGGGGATGGCGGGTGACCCCGCGCCCGACTCGCTCTGGATCTGGACCGGCCTCAGCGGTTTCGCCCTGAGCGCCCTCATCCTTGGCTGGCGGGGCATCAAGTGGCGACGCATCGCCGCGGTCGCCGCCGTGCCGCTGTGCCTGCTTGGCACGGGACTGGCGCTCAACTCTTGGGTCGGCTACTTCCCCACCGTGCAGGTGGCCTGGAACCAGCTCACTGCTGGCCCGTTGCCAGACGAGACGGACATGAAGACCGTCCAGGCGATGCAGAAGGCGGGCACGGTGCTGAACCACGGCAGCGTCGTCTCGGTGAACATCCCGTCGACGGCGTCTGGTTTCAAGCACCGCAGCGAGTTGGTCTACCTGCCGCCGCGGTGGTTCGCCTCCAACCCGCCACCCAAGCTGCCCGTCGTGATGATGATCGCCGGCGAATTCAACACACCCGCCGACTGGCTGCGGACCGGCAACGCCGCGGCCATCATCGACGCCTTCGCCCAGAGCCATGGCGGCAACGCACCCGTCTTCGTGTTCGTCGACTCCGGCGGCTCGTTCAACAACGACACCGAATGCGTCAACGGCGTTCGCGGCAACGTGGCCGACCACCTGACCAAGGACGTCGTGCCGTACGTCAACCAGCAGTTCGGCACCAGCGCCGATCCGGCCAACTGGGGCATCGTGGGGTGGTCGATGGGCGGCACGTGCGCGGTGGATCTCACCGTCATGCACCCCGAGCTGTTCAGCAGCTTCGTCGACATCGCCGGGGACATGGGCCCGAACGCGGGCACCAAGGACCAGACCATCGCGCGGCTCTACGGTGGCAATGCCGCCGCGTGGGCGGAGTTCGACCCCACGACCGTCATCACCAAACATGGCCCCTACAAAGGCGTTTCGGGCTGGTTCGCCATCTCGACCGATGCTCCGGTCCAGCACAAGGGGCAGGGCGGCGGTGGCGGTGACGACGCCGTCGGGCTGGGCGGTCGCGATGCCGCGGGCAACCCCGGTGACCAGACCCAGGCCGCCAACTCGCTCTGCGCGCTCGGCCGGGCCAACGGCATCGACTGCGCGGTAGTGCCCACGACCGGCCGCCACGACTGGCCCTTGGCCACCAACGTCTTCACCGCGGCGCTGCCGTGGCTGGCCGGGGCCGTGCGCACCCCGGGCGTTCCCGTCATCCCGCTGCCGGACACGGGGCCGTCGCCCGCGCCTGCACCCGCGGCCGCCGCCCCGGCTGCCGCGCCCGCGCCGCTGGGTCGCTAG
- a CDS encoding acyl-CoA dehydrogenase, translating into MSHYKSNVRDQAFNLFEVFGVDRVLGQGRFADLDEDTIREMLSEIVRIAEGPVADSFAESDRNPPVFDPEAHTVTLPAAFKKSVRAITEGGWDKIGISEELGGMPMPRAIQWALMEHVLGANPAVYMYAMGAGFADIFFHQATEEQKKWAVLAAERGWTSTMVLTEPDAGSDVGAGRTKATQQPDGSWHIDGVKRFITSGDADDLGENILHLVLARPEGAGPGTKGLSLFFVPKYLFDFETGEPGERNGVFVTNVEHKMGLKVSATTELSLGQHGIPAKGWLVGEVHNGIAQMFDVIEQARMMVGTKAIATLSTGYLNALEYAKTRVQGADLTQMTDKTAPRVTITHHPDVRRSLLTQKAYAESLRALYLYTATFQDAEVAKAVHGIEPELANKVNDLLLPIVKGVGSEQAYAKLTESLQTFGGSGFLQDYPIEQYIRDAKIDSLYEGTTAIQAQDFFFRKIVRDKGVALGFVAGEIENFIKDEAGNGRLKAERALLATALADVQGMAATLTGYLMSAQDDAASIYKVGLGSVRFLMSVGDLVLGWLLQKQAAVAIAKLDEGATGADKSFYEGKVAVASFFAKNFLPLLTSTKLVIDTIDNDVMELDEAAF; encoded by the coding sequence GTGAGCCACTACAAGAGCAATGTACGTGACCAGGCATTCAACCTGTTCGAGGTCTTCGGCGTCGACCGGGTGCTCGGCCAGGGTAGGTTCGCCGACCTCGACGAGGACACCATCCGCGAGATGCTCTCGGAGATCGTCAGGATCGCCGAGGGACCCGTCGCCGATTCGTTCGCCGAGTCCGACCGCAACCCCCCGGTCTTCGACCCGGAGGCGCACACCGTCACCCTGCCCGCGGCCTTCAAGAAGTCGGTTCGCGCGATCACCGAGGGCGGCTGGGACAAGATCGGCATCAGCGAGGAGCTCGGCGGCATGCCGATGCCCCGCGCGATCCAGTGGGCCCTCATGGAGCACGTGCTCGGCGCCAACCCGGCCGTGTACATGTACGCGATGGGTGCCGGCTTCGCCGACATCTTCTTCCACCAGGCCACCGAAGAGCAGAAGAAGTGGGCCGTGCTGGCCGCCGAGCGCGGCTGGACGTCCACCATGGTGCTGACCGAGCCCGACGCGGGCTCCGACGTCGGCGCCGGCCGCACCAAGGCCACCCAGCAGCCCGACGGCTCCTGGCACATCGACGGCGTGAAGCGCTTCATCACCTCCGGTGACGCCGACGACCTCGGCGAGAACATCCTGCACCTGGTGCTGGCCCGCCCCGAGGGCGCCGGACCCGGCACCAAGGGTCTGTCGCTGTTCTTCGTGCCGAAGTACCTCTTCGACTTCGAGACCGGCGAGCCCGGCGAGCGCAACGGCGTCTTCGTCACCAACGTCGAGCACAAGATGGGCCTCAAGGTCTCCGCGACCACCGAGCTGTCGCTCGGCCAGCACGGCATCCCCGCCAAGGGCTGGCTCGTCGGCGAGGTGCACAACGGCATCGCGCAGATGTTCGACGTCATCGAGCAGGCTCGAATGATGGTGGGCACCAAGGCAATCGCCACTCTGTCCACCGGGTACCTCAACGCGCTCGAGTACGCCAAGACCCGCGTCCAGGGTGCCGACCTGACCCAGATGACCGACAAGACCGCGCCGCGCGTGACCATCACGCACCACCCGGACGTCCGTCGGTCGCTGCTCACCCAGAAGGCTTACGCGGAATCGCTTCGCGCGCTGTACCTCTACACCGCGACGTTCCAGGATGCCGAGGTGGCCAAGGCCGTTCACGGCATCGAGCCCGAATTGGCCAACAAGGTCAACGATCTGCTGCTCCCGATCGTCAAGGGTGTCGGCTCCGAGCAGGCCTACGCCAAGCTCACCGAGAGCCTGCAGACCTTCGGTGGCTCCGGCTTCCTGCAGGACTACCCGATCGAGCAGTACATCCGCGACGCGAAGATCGACTCGCTCTACGAGGGCACGACGGCCATCCAGGCGCAGGACTTCTTCTTCCGGAAGATCGTCCGCGACAAGGGCGTTGCGCTCGGCTTCGTCGCCGGTGAGATCGAGAACTTCATCAAGGACGAGGCGGGCAACGGCCGGCTCAAGGCGGAGCGGGCGCTGCTGGCGACCGCACTGGCGGACGTGCAGGGCATGGCCGCCACGCTGACCGGCTACCTGATGTCGGCCCAGGACGATGCCGCCAGCATCTACAAGGTGGGCCTGGGCTCGGTGCGCTTCCTCATGAGCGTCGGCGACCTGGTCCTCGGCTGGCTGCTGCAGAAGCAGGCCGCCGTGGCGATCGCCAAGCTCGACGAGGGTGCCACGGGTGCCGACAAGTCCTTCTACGAGGGCAAGGTCGCGGTGGCGTCGTTCTTCGCCAAGAACTTCCTGCCGTTGCTCACCAGCACCAAGCTCGTCATCGACACGATCGACAACGACGTGATGGAGCTCGACGAGGCTGCCTTCTAA